TTAGGTCGCGGGTTCAAGTCGTGAAATTAATCAGTCACGCTTATATCATATCCCTTAGTGAAAATCTTTCTTGGATCCGGTGTGAACGCGGGATATTTCATACACCAAGTTGCCCTTTTTATAGATCATTTTAGAGGTTTTCCTTGGATTATTCAATACTATCTTAGTTTTGTTAAAAAAACATTTGTCTACTACATGAAATTTAGGGGCAAAAAAAGTGCCTAGCGTACCTTATGAGATAATAGAGGGAAACCTTTCTCCCTCAGGATCCTTAAAAGTTGAACTGTACAAGATTTTAATTAATGTTAGTTAGACGAATTTCTATTTCAATAATGATAGGAACTGTGTCTCAGGGGTATTAAATCTTCATACTCCAACCTAGTAGCAGTGCAAGAAAAACCCTTTCTAAACTTTGCGTTCTTGTTGTTGGCCTCTGCCTCCACATCCACGGCAAATACTGCACAAACGGGTCTATGATCTGAAAATCTTGACTCCCCTCGAATATAAGATAATAGTTCAATACCCTCGCCTCGCCATAATATTCTATCACACCTGAAATTTACAATATATGTAAGGATCAAATATATTGTAAGTCCCAATTTAGAGGTATATACGTACACCAGTTGACTAAAGGTTATTGttcaggaaaataattttttcgaaGGAGTCTTTTTCTGGTGTTTGGTTACCAAATATTTTCCATCAAAATGGGGGAAAATGACTTCCCACCCATGGCCAGAAGTCATTTTCTGTAGAATTATCTtcactttaaactttttattacTTGATCCAGCTCCCACTTAGATACTAGTAATCTTTAACGCTCAAAAATTTCATCAAACCGAGTTGCTCATAtgattattaatttttaatacaATTTTTTTCTAAAAGATATTTGACTAACCAATCATATATCAAAAAACATtttagaagaaaatatttttcatgataATTCCTTGAAAAATGACTTTCATCATACCAAACACACTCGTGTTATGTCCGTGTCTCATCTAGGTGAGAGGTTAATTTTTATTaatccctccgtttcaaattagatgatgtACTTTtgtttttagtctgttccaaaataaacgACACAtatctaaatttgaaaataattcaactttaaattcttcattttacccttaatgagaaacttttataacgaCACAAATGTAATGGCCCCACAAATCTTTTACCCCTTGAGCTTTTAAGAccataagtttcaaaagttttcttttttccttaaaCTCCGTATCGAGTCaaactatctcatctaaattgaaacggatagaGTAATATATAGAACAATATGCACTAAGGTTAgcttttagagagagagagagagagaccatGCAGGGGTTCGACGTTTCTTCTTTGATTTGGTAGTCTCTCCGGCATAGGAATCTGAATTATGAGAGTACTTATAAGTTGGGGCAAAGAAGATCTTGCCTTCATTCCACCCACTGAATACTCTTCCTGCTTCTCTCTCCACATTCAGCTGCCATCAACATATAATCAGCAGCAAATTAAATATGGATGATTTTGGATATATTAAAAGCTTAATAGTTCCTTCATTTCCTCTAGGGATAATAAGGATATTTAAATATTTAGCTCCGAAATCTTTAATGACCTAATCAAGTACATAATTCTTCAGTCAGGTTGACACCCTAAGATCTTGTAGGTCCAACATAATTTTCAATCAGTACTAGGTGTCCCGTTGACTTTATGTTatcagaaaaataaaaatttcccTTTTCCCAATAATAAGCACCAcacaaattaaaaaaagaaaaaaaggcacCAAACCTGATCCTTTTCCAGAAGAGAGTCCCAGTCATTATCCTCTAACAAAAGTCTTGTTTCCTCATAGCTCAAAGACACTCGGTAGTTCAAGTCTCCAAGCCATATCACACGGctgaaaattaaaatttcaacTCTACATCATTATTTACTTTCATAGAAATGTGATCTTGAAAAAAAGGCCAAGTAAAAAGAGGTAAACAAAATTCCGTACTCTGAATTGATGTTTTGAATCTACTTACAGCTTTATATAACTTTTTGGATGCTCAAGATACTAAAACGGATTCAAAATTTAAGTATGATGGATCGACCTTTGAACTttgtaatatttaattttttgtaCTTTTTAAATTGTAGGTTTAAAATTTAATACCAGTGATTTTTCTAATATATATCTATGTCCGTGACAAAAATACATAAGTTCAATTTAAACAATCGAACAAAAGCTCCACCCGCCTCTAGTTTTACATACTAAACAAATATTTATTATTCTCTCCGTCCTAATTTAGGTGGCAGCGTTTTGCTTATCGATACTCAATTTTGACTAATCTCGAAGCTAAACTAGATTagattaatttaatattttaaaattaaaatttagttaTTCAAAaactataaataaaaaaaaaagcacTATAAATTACATTTTTTCCCATGTCAATatgattaaaaatatatattttaaaatattgattaAAATTCGCATAGGTTGAATTTGGAAAAGCTAAAGATGCCACGTAAATTAGGATTAGGATCGAGAGAGTAAGTCTCTAGCTTGTAGTTATACGCAAATTAAAGTGTTATGATCGAAATGACCACTAGATAATAAAAAACTTACTCATGATCACTAATTTTCTCTGCCATTCGGCTGTCTGGAGTCGTACAAATTCTCGAAAATTGTATGCTTTTGAGAATCTCAGCAACATCAGCATTTCTTCTCAGCTCATCCCCTTCTTTCTCCCCAGAAGCCAAGTGACTGCACACAAAGCAAAAGCTCGTTCGATACAGTGACATGCTTATTGCTATACACCCCtgcatatatattatattataataatataaatCACGTTCCATAAAAGTCAATGGAAAACTGATACACCAAAATTGAAAATGCTAGATTCAATATAAAACCAAATATAACTAGGCATATTCTTATTGTAAAGTTGATTTCTTTTATATATTTGTAATGGCAGTGACCACGCCAACTTGTGCTAATCTCGACTGTTTCACCGGATACCTCTTATCTCTCACCAATACATGTATCGGGTAACTTAATTTGGCCACCAAAAATGAAAAGTTGATAACAAGCAAATTTGGTACATGAAAAGTACTCCTTTCCATCACTTTCAATTATCATGTCTATTAAAACCTATCATATTCAATTTTTAATAAAAAGGAAGAATAGTCAAATATTAAAACATTCTTGAACCAACCTTGTTTCCAAGACAACCCATGATACCTCTTCCAAGAGAAGATATTCTGAGATGGCCAATATGATGTGCTAACTCTTTTCGTGCCCAAACTGAAAGGAAAATCCCCACCATTTGCTTACTCGCTATGAGATTATAACTCAAACCATTAGAAGAAGGAAATTCTGCAATTGATTGTAAATCTTCTTCACTCGAATCGCGATGATGGTTCAAGGGAGAACAAGAAGGATCACTCAGCTTTCTTTGACGCCTTGTTGTTGTTGACTCTAAAGGGCAATTACAGGTCTTGAGAATGGTACTATTAGCCCTTAAACTCTTGCTAAGGCTTTTAAGAGAATGTTTATGAAAAGAATTGGATTTTGAGTCCTTTGAATGTTTTGAATTATGGGAGCTTGAATCACAAGAATGGACTGATTCATGATATGATTTGTTTAATGCATGGCTTATGAGGGCTAACCATCTTGCTGCTGGCTCACTATCTTCACTCACTAATACATTTCCTGCATTTAATGGAACAATTTCTTGAAACctgaaaattaaaagaaaaaacatTATCAATAAAAATAATCACATCTTGTTCGACAAAATTATTATGTATAGTTAATCATACCCCAATACATATACGTCTGCTGAACCTTCAACTTGCAAGAAATCTTCAAGATTAAGTCCATGATTAGGAGTTTTTCCTCCTACATTCCATGTCCCGGCAAAAACCCTAAACATTTCCAGCCACATATTCTAATGATAAAACCCTAAAAACAATTGACTTGAAAATCAAGAAAGTTTGATGTGATATGAATTAATCATACCTAATACTTTTAATCATAGTAGCAGGTGCGGTGGAATGATCAAATGTCGAAAGATTTAGGCCTTCAATCCGTGCACTATTATGCCTTTCTGAGAGTAGATAAGAAATTAGTCCCATGGTTGTGTGGTTTGGATTTTCTTTCAATATTCTTGAGTTTGAAACTAAAAGATATATAACCTTTTCAATGGGCAAAGTCCTTACAGGTCAATTCTATAATACGAAAACTACTTACACATTATGTTTAATTTTACAACTATATAATGAAAAGAAATAGCATTGCCAATAATCAATTATACACTTTAGTCTTCTGTTAGGTGAGCTACCAAAATACTATGCCAGAAGCTAAGCAGATGTTAGTCTTTTGGCTTGATGGTATACGTGGCTAACGCACATTACACAGTTTCTATCCCTAATTAACACGATTTTAATTAGAaatttcatattattatttttctccCTATACGACATAAACCCGGTGATGTAATTAAAGGTTGGAGTCAAATGGCTACATTAGTTAGACTAAATGCACTATAGCTCAATAATGATAACCTTAATGGGATATGTCGAAGTAGTACCATAATACAGATTCAAaggataatattattttattccctCACATACGATGAAGATTAAAAAAGGTTCGTAGAATTATACAAATTCAATTAATATAGATGATTCATCAAAAGCACAAATATAAAACTTTACTAGATATGTTACTTTAAGATGAACATACAATGGATATATTTAAAGAATAGTACAATTCCATCATGCACTGGAAAAGttcataaaatttaattaatacccatgcattaaaaattttatttgaaaaataagtcATGTTGCTGATGATAATTAATCCCTACCTGAGAAACTTCTCTTCACTGTAGCAGACGTTTCAAGAAAAGCTTTTCTCCTTGATATAATCTTCCAATCCATTTCTGCTCCCAAACCACCCaaccaaaaattaaaaaaaatccattatcatataaaatcaaagaaaaaatatatacatTACTGCAAAAAAAATGGCAAAGGTAACTATTGAAAATCGAACCTTGATCATTGTTATCTGATTGTGTTAGATCCTCCTCAGAGCTTCCTATACTGCTTCTTTTGGAACTAAAGAGCTTTGGGATGAtacacttttattttataacatgaaaaaaaaatcaaaactctatttttcCAACAGatcaagaaaattaaaaaaaaacactagaaaaataataaatgtaCCTTCTTTTTTTCACCCTTAACAGAATTGTCAGGGGTGGTGGCTGGGGAGCTGCTAGGGGAAGTGCTAGCGCCGCCGCCGGCGGTGGTGTTGACGGCGGCTGCCTTAATCATGTGGATGTTATCATCAGATTTACAACGCCTTGTTGGCGACGACATTCATGCATTCATTCACTTCAAATTGTAACGTTCGATTAAATATAGTTCCAAAATTGGGGTCAAGCCCCAGTTTTTCTTATGGATTAACAACTAATTAATTacgtttaattaattaaataaatctaCCAATGCACAAAACACCAAAGAAAACTCCAAGAAACTTTCTTGATTTCTTTCTTGTCTACCTAAATTTCTGTGTTCTTTTTGTTATGTGCTTTGTGTTTGACTTTTTATTTCCTTGAATTctttttgttattattattattacgataattaattaaactttttcttcttttttttgcttTTAGGGTTTCTCTTTTTTTCCATAAGTTTTTCTTTTGTTAATTTgtagttttaatttattttcttaaaaaaaaatatcCAATGGAAAGAGAGTTTGCCGCCAAATCTTTCGGAGATTTTGGGGTAATTGGTGATTAAACAGTTAACATCAAGGGGAGTAATTTTCATTAGTGGTTACCCCCTGTTGACAGTTCATTATCAATATCTGTCCCccctaaattttatttttatgtccCCCTTTGATTAATTAATGTATAGTTTAAGTACAAGATTGGTACTCCATGACCCCACTGAATAGGGAAGTGGAGATTGAGTAAACTAATTTGAGAGATGTGGTTTTAATCAAGTCGTTGCAATTAGTCAACAAGTGTGAATATCATGCAGTTTTATTTGGTGCACAAATCAAATTAATCAGTACCTGAGAATCTGTCTCCACAATTAATGAAAACAGATTATTTGTATAGCAAATGATGATACTTACTTGACACTTGttataatatattatatttttcctTTAGATTAATGAGCAATGCCTAGACCTTATGTTTAACGATAAATTTACAATGTCGTTTTCATTCTAAATCTTACACCTCTGCTTCAATATGCGAATATACAGTTGCATCACATAACTCATTTTTTCCTACTTTAATGTATTTCTTTAACCCACTTTGACATCTCATTTCTCCACCTGGCCAAAAGATAAACTCGAGTCGTTAATTATAAAATTGTTTTTTTAAGTGAATCCAACCATTATTCAAGCCGTAATATTAACACAAAATTACACAATGCCCATAGTAGCAGTATACGTACACCAATGAAAGACGTGCAGCGCTACATTTGGGATATTCACACTAGATTCAACTCAGAAAAAAAAAGGCCAAATACATTAACAGTCCCTCTAAGTTGGCATCAATTTTCATTTTGGCGTTTTAATCTCAGCTTTGTTCCATTTTGACACTCCAGTCCATTTAATATGTTTCGTTTCAACACAAAAGGCTGACTTGTCACATTGGGTGAGTTTCCTCACCTCGTAGGTGCATAAGGCTCTATTTTAAATGCCCAACCTCCTTCCCCATTATTTCTTTCATCTACACTCTCAAAATAATTCCTTGGTTGCTTTCGATCTCCATCTCCagaaagctttgaagctttgccTTATTTTAGTTCCTTGATTTCGTTagtgtttttctttatttattaaaatctATATCTTCATCTGACGCTTGAAGTTCCAAGCTTCAACAATGTTGGTGATATCTCTAGTGGGTTCAACATTGTCGTAGTTCAATTTATGGAATAGGCTAGTGTTAGGTCTTGTGTGCCTTTTATTATGTACCTTTTGCTGTACCTATTTTGGAAGAAATAAAACTGATTCTAGGTACCAATTATGTTCAGCTGCAATCGGTGGTTTCATCACCTAACTACGACAAGGGATTTTGGAAACGAGATTAGGATTTCATCACCTGCGACCAGAAATTTTGGGAACGAGATTAGGGTTTCATCACCTACGACTAAGGATTTTGGGAACGAGTTTAGTGTAGACGAGTTTATGACTTAAGGAAAATAGCGCGATTCTTATTTTACCCATATCCCATCTGGGTTATTAGTGTAGGGTTTCGGGTAGTTGGGTTAGACCCGTTTGACATGGACTAAAAACAGTTGGCTACATTTCATTGGATAGTTATTACATCTCAGAAGCGATTATACACACGCTCTTTACTTTTTATACCGTGTCAGTTTTTTGTGTTAAAATGAAACATATAAATGGGGTTGGAGTGCTAAAATGgaacaagaaaataaaaattgATGCCAAGTTAAAGGGACTGTATATGTATTTGgccaaaagaaaaatattaataaaacCTCACGTGACAGTCTCTCTACTTCAATCTCTCTCTCTTTCTACATTAGAAAAGTAGTCTAAATATATTAAATAAGAAAAGAGATCCCCACCAATATCAGTATAAATGGGGCAGAAAAGTTGAGATTAGGCAGGCAAACTTGTTTCAGCTTAAGTAAATGGAATGGATTGTAGGAGGGGACGTAAAAACtaaaaggttttttttttcttttcttttccagaACAGGGTTGAAGCTACTTTCCTTGTTAGTTGGTAAGTACAAAGATGAATTTATGAAGACTCGATAACACATTAGCAAACAACTTGAAGTGAAAATGAATAGACAAGTCAATATTGAAGCAGATCAAAAGTCAACAAATAACAAAACGAGAAATACATTGCAAAACAATACCAATAGACATGTAGACAACAAACTCTCTAATGTAAGTATTAGAAGCTCTGGCTAAAGAAACATGAAAAAATGAATTGATAAAGTTCCTCAATTGAGGATAGTAATAATCAGCTAAGTaaattacccaaaaaaaaaatcagCTAAGCAGAATCAGCTTTGGGTCTGGTCTCCACAAAAAGTGCTCAAATTATTGTCAGATCTTCACTGGCATACTCACTTGAACCACAAAGAGGGGCACAATGTGTGTCCAACTATTGATTGTTACATAAGGTAGCTGCAAAAAATGTCTTCCATCTTGGCTCCGCTTTCTCAGAATTATTGATGACAGAAAATGCCTCAACGAACTTCCAGCGACATGAGTCCATCCTAGATATTCTTCGGGGGCAAAAAGTTACAAAGACACTTCATCTAGCACTTCATCTAGCAGATTTTGCTTGTACAAGGCCAAGCTCTGCAGAAAGGGATATAAACTACATAAATTTTGACAGCTCTACAAGCTTCATGCATCATATCAGACGTGCATCTAGCAGAAAAGAGAAAAGCATTGATGATAAGGTAATGGTGTGACAGAAATGGTTGTTAAAGTGCATTAATGACAACATGAGATGCTGTCATCAAAATAATTCTCATTCCGGAAGGGAAAGTATGAATGTAGAGCAAGTGCCAGGATTGCACCTTTCATCAGAAACAACATACACGCTGCAGTAAGTACCCTTCCACCAATCACCAAAGGAATCATATAGTTCTACAGCCTTAAAAATGACACCTTTACCACTTTATTATACCCACGCCTGAAATCTACCGTAAGAGGAACTTGTCTAACACTAGTAGATTATCGTTGGGCACGCATAGTCCCTAAGTGGTCCTATAGCTTATGCAGCATGACTCGTCGAACACAAAATATGAGGCCTGTAGGCAAGTCCGTCACGTGGAATGCCAAATGGGAGGCCTATAATAAGTCTAGGAGAGGTCAACTTGGATATTCTATAAATGATTCATGCAGATCTTGCTGATCGTCTTGGATTTTGAAT
This sequence is a window from Nicotiana tomentosiformis chromosome 5, ASM39032v3, whole genome shotgun sequence. Protein-coding genes within it:
- the LOC104113686 gene encoding type I inositol polyphosphate 5-phosphatase 5 isoform X1; this translates as MSSPTRRCKSDDNIHMIKAAAVNTTAGGGASTSPSSSPATTPDNSVKGEKKKCIIPKLFSSKRSSIGSSEEDLTQSDNNDQEMDWKIISRRKAFLETSATVKRSFSERHNSARIEGLNLSTFDHSTAPATMIKSIRVFAGTWNVGGKTPNHGLNLEDFLQVEGSADVYVLGFQEIVPLNAGNVLVSEDSEPAARWLALISHALNKSYHESVHSCDSSSHNSKHSKDSKSNSFHKHSLKSLSKSLRANSTILKTCNCPLESTTTRRQRKLSDPSCSPLNHHRDSSEEDLQSIAEFPSSNGLSYNLIASKQMVGIFLSVWARKELAHHIGHLRISSLGRGIMGCLGNKGCIAISMSLYRTSFCFVCSHLASGEKEGDELRRNADVAEILKSIQFSRICTTPDSRMAEKISDHDRVIWLGDLNYRVSLSYEETRLLLEDNDWDSLLEKDQLNVEREAGRVFSGWNEGKIFFAPTYKYSHNSDSYAGETTKSKKKRRTPAWCDRILWRGEGIELLSYIRGESRFSDHRPVCAVFAVDVEAEANNKNAKFRKGFSCTATRLEYEDLIPLRHSSYHY
- the LOC104113686 gene encoding type I inositol polyphosphate 5-phosphatase 5 isoform X3 is translated as MIKSIRVFAGTWNVGGKTPNHGLNLEDFLQVEGSADVYVLGFQEIVPLNAGNVLVSEDSEPAARWLALISHALNKSYHESVHSCDSSSHNSKHSKDSKSNSFHKHSLKSLSKSLRANSTILKTCNCPLESTTTRRQRKLSDPSCSPLNHHRDSSEEDLQSIAEFPSSNGLSYNLIASKQMVGIFLSVWARKELAHHIGHLRISSLGRGIMGCLGNKGCIAISMSLYRTSFCFVCSHLASGEKEGDELRRNADVAEILKSIQFSRICTTPDSRMAEKISDHDRVIWLGDLNYRVSLSYEETRLLLEDNDWDSLLEKDQLNVEREAGRVFSGWNEGKIFFAPTYKYSHNSDSYAGETTKSKKKRRTPAWCDRILWRGEGIELLSYIRGESRFSDHRPVCAVFAVDVEAEANNKNAKFRKGFSCTATRLEYEDLIPLRHSSYHY
- the LOC104113686 gene encoding type I inositol polyphosphate 5-phosphatase 5 isoform X2, giving the protein MSSPTRRCKSDDNIHMIKAAAVNTTAGGGASTSPSSSPATTPDNSVKGEKKKCIIPKLFSSKRSSIGSSEEDLTQSDNNDQEMDWKIISRRKAFLETSATVKRSFSERHNSARIEGLNLSTFDHSTAPATMIKSIRVFAGTWNVGGKTPNHGLNLEDFLQVEGSADVYVLGFQEIVPLNAGNVLVSEDSEPAARWLALISHALNKSYHESVHSCDSSSHNSKHSKDSKSNSFHKHSLKSLSKSLRANSTILKTCNCPLESTTTRRQRKLSDPSCSPLNHHRDSSEEDLQSIAEFPSSNGLSYNLIASKQMVGIFLSVWARKELAHHIGHLRISSLGRGIMGCLGNKGCIAISMSLYRTSFCFVCSHLASGEKEGDELRRNADVAEILKSIQFSRICTTPDSRMAEKISDHDRVIWLGDLNYRVSLSYEETRLLLEDNDWDSLLEKDQLNVEREAGRVFSGWNEGKIFFAPTYKYSHNSDSYAGETTKSKKKRRTPACICRGCGGRGQQQERKV